One genomic region from Chloroflexota bacterium encodes:
- a CDS encoding amidohydrolase, with translation MFEIPKKPYGKLDLISADDHIIEPADVWTKRAPTKLKEKAPKIVVGADGVEMWKVEDRATPNIGLSAMAGKSFEEYTAKAQNYRDMRLGCYDPKARVADMDLDGVKTQVCFPTVPSLGGENFFSINDPELRDWAIATYNDWVVEEFQPTAPGRLIGLGILPLYNPQMAVKELNRIVKRGVKAVSIPCYLEGAKDCKSFVDPWYDLVWSACEEMDIAINLHISSAKRGGSEFLKNPLPGTAESYITSAPLSNFQILSDIIWTGMLHRHPKLKVVSSEGGIGWVPYFLERADYTYNRHRYWTKSQLTQKPSEYFHRQCYVAFISDAAGVACRHMIGIDNLLWESDYPHTDTTWPYSHKSVEQSLPGVPEHERRKIVFENSQRIYHLN, from the coding sequence ATGTTTGAAATCCCAAAAAAGCCGTACGGCAAACTTGATCTCATCTCAGCGGACGACCATATCATCGAGCCTGCCGACGTGTGGACGAAACGCGCGCCGACGAAGCTGAAGGAGAAGGCCCCGAAGATCGTGGTGGGGGCTGACGGTGTGGAGATGTGGAAGGTGGAGGACCGGGCAACGCCGAACATCGGGCTCTCCGCCATGGCGGGCAAGTCGTTCGAGGAGTACACCGCCAAGGCGCAGAACTATAGGGACATGCGCTTGGGGTGCTACGACCCAAAGGCGCGGGTGGCTGACATGGACCTGGACGGCGTGAAGACGCAGGTCTGCTTCCCCACGGTGCCGAGCCTTGGCGGTGAGAACTTCTTCAGTATCAACGACCCTGAACTGCGCGACTGGGCGATCGCCACATACAACGACTGGGTAGTCGAAGAGTTTCAGCCGACGGCGCCTGGGCGACTCATCGGTCTCGGCATCCTGCCCCTGTACAACCCCCAGATGGCAGTAAAGGAGTTGAACCGCATCGTGAAGCGAGGCGTGAAGGCCGTCTCCATCCCGTGCTACCTGGAGGGGGCGAAGGACTGCAAATCGTTCGTTGACCCGTGGTACGACCTGGTGTGGTCGGCGTGCGAGGAGATGGACATCGCGATCAACCTGCACATCTCATCGGCGAAGCGAGGCGGCTCGGAGTTCTTGAAGAATCCCCTACCAGGGACTGCGGAGTCATACATCACGTCCGCGCCCTTGAGCAACTTCCAGATACTCTCCGACATCATCTGGACGGGCATGCTGCACCGGCACCCGAAGCTGAAGGTGGTTTCCAGCGAGGGGGGCATCGGCTGGGTGCCGTATTTCCTGGAGCGCGCCGACTACACCTACAACCGCCACCGCTACTGGACGAAGTCGCAGCTTACACAAAAGCCGTCCGAGTATTTCCACCGCCAGTGCTACGTGGCGTTCATCAGCGACGCCGCGGGCGTGGCGTGCCGGCACATGATCGGCATCGATAACCTGCTGTGGGAGTCCGACTACCCGCACACGGACACGACATGGCCCTACAGCCATAAGAGCGTCGAGCAATCGCTGCCCGGGGTGCCCGAGCACGAGCGGCGCAAGATCGTGTTCGAGAACTCGCAGCGCATCTATCACTTGAACTAG